A region from the Etheostoma spectabile isolate EspeVRDwgs_2016 chromosome 9, UIUC_Espe_1.0, whole genome shotgun sequence genome encodes:
- the LOC116695056 gene encoding soluble scavenger receptor cysteine-rich domain-containing protein SSC5D, giving the protein MMGTKVWIALCALLLINSGSATHDDDHAADSSALKNAPGSEVAPAAESVPGSPADPITSTTASDPSSKGNNTTTNGDTISVTPDPKGVNDTKINPPSEAALPETTDQSTVQPSVPPSESHALATDTPLSATAAGPAHTTQPTTVDTPTTTPPTTHPAALPPDSVTPSNQPTHNETHSSTPVPTSEPPKPEATTTVVAQSGSTSSTSSPQKPPNSELPTLTPQHTSQSDGHPETSSEAHLKSTINPPSNPTAQANARADTPSQLNVGGDPTMVHDSPTLDPLLAGLVSAFIITAVIITLLLFLKLRQRDNRPEFRRLQDLPMDDMMEDTPLSMYSY; this is encoded by the exons ATGATGACCATGCTGCCGACTCCTCCGCTCTGAAAAATGCTCCTGGTAGTGAGGTGGCTCCAGCTGCAGAGTCTGTACCTGGTTCCCCCGCGGACCCCATCACTTCTACCACAGCTTCCGATCCAAGTTCAAAAGGCAACAACACGACTACAAATGGGGATACCATCTCTGTGACACCCGACCCAAAGGGAGTTAATG ATACCAAGATCAACCCTCCCTCCGAGGCTGCCCTTCCTGAAACCACTGATCAGTCAACTGTACAGCCTTCAGTCCCTCCTTCTGAGAGCCACGCCCTGGCCACTGACACCCCCCTTTCCGCCACCGCCGCCGGCCCCGCACACACAACTCAACCTACCACTGTGGACACACCGACCACCACGCCACCCACAACACATCCAGCTGCGCTTCCACCTGACTCCGTTACACCATCAAACCAGCCCACTCACAATGAAACCCACTCATCCACTCCCGTCCCTACGTCTGAGCCCCCAAAGCCTGAAGCTACCACGACAGTCGTCGCCCAGTCCGGTTCAACATCTAGCACCAGCTCCCCTCAAAAGCCCCCAAATTCTGAGTTGCCGACGCTGACTCCACAACACACTTCGCAGTCTGACGGACATCCTGAGACCTCCAGCGAAGCCCACCTAAAGTCCACCATCAACCCGCCGAGCAACCCTACCGCGCAGGCCAATGCCCGTGCTGACACCCCCTCCCAGCTCAACGTTGGTGGAGATC cGACGATGGTCCATGACTCTCCCACATTAGACCCCCTCCTGGCTGGCCTGGTGTCAGCCTTCATCATCACTGCTGTCATCATCactctgctcctcttcctcaaaCTTCGccagagagacaacagaccaGAGTTCCGCAGGCTGCAGGACCTGCCTATG GACGATATGATGGAGGACACACCCTTGTCCATGTACAGCTACTGA
- the mmachc gene encoding cyanocobalamin reductase / alkylcobalamin dealkylase encodes MAATNANVEVMGKTGLLKDSLAKVGFEVYPLKVGWYNSVLPLSLRLAYPDDTLAMVVLSTPAMFEHAFLPFMEERGCQKLSDPIDQCVKHCISSAVSECFPGQEVDVSYDYELLPSRKPKFLAQTAAHVSGAAFYYQPSDVRDHPWAEKKMFGVCVHPRFGGWFAIRALLVFGGVTVDSEMVQPDPPDCVPSREGRIQLLEAFNFHWQDWTYRDIVRPVQIYSQKQKDYFSTPPAQRFALLKTWGFLPREGDQPDSTTDAQSQVTGHG; translated from the exons ATGGCGGCCACCAATGCCAATGTGGAAGTTATGGGTAAAACAGGGCTGTTAAAGGACTCTTTAGCAAAAGTTGGATTTGAAGTCTACCCTCTAAAG GTTGGGTGGTATAACTCAGTGCTGCCTCTCTCCCTACGCCTGGCTTACCCAGATGACACCCTGGCCATGGTGGTGCTCAGCACCCCTGCTATGTTTGAACATGCCTTCCTGCCCTTCATGGAGGAGAGGGGCTGCCAGAAGCTGTCTGACCCCATAGACCAATGTGTTAAACACTGCATCTCCTCTGCTGTCTCCGAG TGTTTCCCAGGACAGGAGGTGGATGTGAGCTATGACTACGAGTTGCTGCCCAGCAGGAAGCCAAAGTTCTTGGCGCAGACTGCAGCTCATGTGTCTGGAGCAGCTTTCTACTACCAACCGTCTGACGTCAGAGACCATCCCTGGGCTGAAAAA AAGATGTTCggagtgtgtgtgcatcctAGGTTCGGGGGCTGGTTTGCCATCAGAGCCCTGTTAGTGTTTGGAGGCGTGACGGTGGACTCTGAGATGGTGCAGCCCGATCCACCTGACTGTGTGCCTTCAAGAGAGGGCAGGATACAGCTGCTGGAGGCTTTTAACTTTCACTGGCAG GACTGGACCTACAGAGACATCGTCCGTCCAGTCCAGATCTACTCTCAGAAACAGAAGGACTACTTTTCCACTCCTCCTGCTCAGCGGTTCGCTCTGCTTAAGACTTGGGGCTTCCTGCCGAGGGAAGGCGACCAACCTGATTCGACCACGGACGCTCAGAGCCAGGTGACAGGACATGGCTGA
- the LOC116695053 gene encoding uncharacterized protein LOC116695053, whose protein sequence is MNWDNQLSSILSGADSSVAKMRERLTSPGKFAKGGKDFVPVRERIHDSDLGPPALPPRAPLLRQPSPSLSPSVQWADLAAIQSQLQIQSQAIESLNKKLYDVERERQSQQCHIQTLQEEVCRLREELRERESERADSRRGQSPGAERRMEQWRREVGRELSSLRGHITRATSLGNLEESFSSKLRREELEHLRREVDQLKAQLRRQGEDVFLQQTEARETRRQYEHSCKTLEELTDSYRTHSTDLAKTVSQYSHTKEEVRQIRTTVSELKEEVRRLLLKECQPTPLQSAHTSGASLLPVSHSRGARVEEADSDSEDFSPTPSLAEVSSDDLSWLEDPAHHQKPRVRLSVQSRRSDFAGSGSDLEEEDGNEGDGDDLLDEDLNPDFGSDLSLNDL, encoded by the exons ATGAACTGGGACAATCAGCTGAGCTCTATCCTGTCAGGAGCAGATAGCAGCGTTGCAAAGATGAGG GAGAGACTGACCTCACCAgggaaatttgccaaaggaggCAAAG ATTTTGTTCCAGTGAGGGAGAGGATCCATGATTCAGATTTGGGCCctcctgctcttcctcctcGTGCCCCTCTTCTCCGACAGCCTTCCCCATCCCTCAGTCCATCTGTTCAGTGGGCAGATCTAGCTGCTATCCAGTCGCAGCTCCAGATACAGAGCCAg GCAATTGAGTCCCTCAACAAGAAACTCTATGACGTGGAAAGGGAGAGACAGTCTCAACAATGTCACATCCAGACACTACAAG AGGAGGTTTGCAGGCTGCGTGAGGAgctgagggagagggaaagcGAGAGGGCAGATTCGAGGAGGGGACAAAGTCCAGGAGCAGAGAGAAGGATGGAGCAGTGGAGGAGAGAGGTTGGACGTGAGCTGAGCAGTCTGCGGGGACACATCACCAGAGCCACGTCGCTAGGCAACTTGGAGGAGAG TTTCAGCTCAAAGCTCCGCAGAGAGGAGCTGGAACACCTGCGGAGAGAGGTGGACCAACTGAAAGCACAACTGA GGCGACAGGGGGAGGATGTGTTCCTCCAGCAGACAGAGGCCAGAGAGACCAGGAGACAGTATGAACACAGCTGCAAG ACACTGGAGGAGCTGACAGACAGCTACAGAACTCACAGCACTGATCTGGCAAAGACTGTCTCTCAGTATTCTCACACAAAGGAAGAGGTCCGCCAGATCAG AACAACTGTGTCAGAGCTGAAAGAGGAGGTCAGGAGACTTCTTCTCAAAGAATGTCAACCAACACCTTTGCAGTCAGCACACACATCAG GGGCATCTCTGCTCCCTGTCAGCCACAGTAGAGGGGCCAGAGTTGAAGAGGCAGACTCTGACTCCGAAGACTTTAGCCCGACCCCGAGCCTAGCCGAGGTCAGCTCAGATGATCTGTCATGGCTGGAAGACCCTG CTCATCATCAGAAGCCACGAGTGCGTCTGAGCGTTCAGTCCAGACGGAGCGACTTTGCTGGTTCGGGATCAGatttggaggaagaggatggcAATGAAGGTGATGGTGATGATCTCCTCGATGAAGATCTGAACCCAGATTTTGGATCTGACCTAAGTCTTAatgacctctga